From the Bos javanicus breed banteng chromosome 7, ARS-OSU_banteng_1.0, whole genome shotgun sequence genome, the window AAGTGTCTTCTTCCAAGTCCCCTGGCCACTCAGATTTCCTCCCAGGCAGCCAGAGAGAATGCAAAAGAGCAGGGAGAAAGTGAGGGAGGAGGAGGGCCAGGAAGGCATTCAAGCAGCTGCAACTTCCGGATATGTGTCCACATCTGTGTTCCatcttctggaaaagaaaaatcgCCCCCAAACCACACCACACCCCTGCCACTGTCTGTTTCACACAAAGTTCCAGGATCCTGAACAAAACAACCCCAAAGTGCTTCTTCATCCTTttggggaagagagggtgggTGATGGTGGTCCCTGTTTCTTtcgcagctgggggtggggggtaggtgGACTAGCAGGGTCAGCCTCGGGATGCTAAACCTCTGGCTGTGCCGTGATGCTCTTCTCAGGTGTCAGAAGGGAACCAGGGTTCCAGGCGGAGCGCTGGGACTTGACCCTGAGCGTCAGAAAGGCTTGTCCGGTCTGCTGGCCTTGGCGTCCCCAGCCGCTGCCTTGCAGATGACGCTGTTCGTGTGCTTGCAGCGGCATCCGGGGCGGCGCAGACGGTCGTAGCCACGCTGGGCCAGCTTCACACAGCCAGTGGCGGGCAGGTAGCAGAGCAGACAGGGCAGCACCAGGGACAGGGCGCCCATGAAGGACCAGCGGGCGCAGCAGTTTGAGCGGGAGCAGGAGCAGGGGTGGTCGGCGCAGGAGCCCTCATCGTCCTCGTTGGTGCAGTGGTAGAAGATGCCCTGCACCAGGCACATGCAGGTGCCATAGTTGACCAGTGTCTGCGCCGAGCACAGGCACTCCTGGTTGCAGACCCAGCAGGAGGGCAACGTCCGGGGGGACGCGCACTCCTTGCACTTACACTTCCCGCAGGCCTCGCACAGCAAGAAGTGCTTGTCCAGCTCTGGGGGGCCAGCGGGGCCCTTAAGGTCCAGCGGCTTGCAGTGGATGGCCTTGGGCTGGATGCGCACAGCCCTCGGGGAGGCCTGATCAGCCATGGGTGGGGGTGCCATGTGGTCTAAGAGGCGCTGGTCAGAggacgtgctgctgctgctgctcacagAGCTGGGGCGCCCGCTGAAGGAGATCCAGTGGTGGGTGACGTCCTGGTCACAGCGGGCTGGGGTTGGGGCCAGCTCTGGGGCTCCACCCCGGGTCCGCTTGGGGCCAGAGGGGGGTGCCAGGCCAGGGTTGTCGATGTAGTCGTTCTCCACGTGGCTGGTCTTCATCTGGTC encodes:
- the SPRY4 gene encoding protein sprouty homolog 4 isoform X1 gives rise to the protein MLCNCLAVAFLSPASAGAKAPRPPRVPLYSGTELCQAPRLPAALGLWWGLKVRLHNARRVGAGGRGCVRRRDKSPAFPPSFLVVPGLTSPRRKKDRDGPLEACYSAHPRTSGPMEPPIPQSVPLTPSSVMVQPLLDSRTAHSRLQHPLTILPIDQMKTSHVENDYIDNPGLAPPSGPKRTRGGAPELAPTPARCDQDVTHHWISFSGRPSSVSSSSSTSSDQRLLDHMAPPPMADQASPRAVRIQPKAIHCKPLDLKGPAGPPELDKHFLLCEACGKCKCKECASPRTLPSCWVCNQECLCSAQTLVNYGTCMCLVQGIFYHCTNEDDEGSCADHPCSCSRSNCCARWSFMGALSLVLPCLLCYLPATGCVKLAQRGYDRLRRPGCRCKHTNSVICKAAAGDAKASRPDKPF
- the SPRY4 gene encoding protein sprouty homolog 4 isoform X2, with the translated sequence MEPPIPQSVPLTPSSVMVQPLLDSRTAHSRLQHPLTILPIDQMKTSHVENDYIDNPGLAPPSGPKRTRGGAPELAPTPARCDQDVTHHWISFSGRPSSVSSSSSTSSDQRLLDHMAPPPMADQASPRAVRIQPKAIHCKPLDLKGPAGPPELDKHFLLCEACGKCKCKECASPRTLPSCWVCNQECLCSAQTLVNYGTCMCLVQGIFYHCTNEDDEGSCADHPCSCSRSNCCARWSFMGALSLVLPCLLCYLPATGCVKLAQRGYDRLRRPGCRCKHTNSVICKAAAGDAKASRPDKPF